In the genome of Rhodamnia argentea isolate NSW1041297 chromosome 3, ASM2092103v1, whole genome shotgun sequence, one region contains:
- the LOC125314238 gene encoding laccase-14-like, with protein sequence MGTFLGFAFTLSLFFFMAQGKVLRYDFVVKETPIEMLCETSRTVLTVNGLFPGPEIRARKGDTVYVNVTNTGPYGITIHWHGVRQIRYPWSDGPEYITQCPIPSNSSFLQKIVLTEEEGTLWWHAHSDWTRATVHGPLIIMPAYGKMYPYKFDQEHAIVIAEWYTRDTKDIIDEALASGGDPDLSVAYTINGQPGDSYSCSNGSAYNKTVVRGTTYLFRIIHSGMNEEMFFGIAKHNLTVVGMDGAYLKPLKTNYLMITPGQTMDVLVTANQAPDRYYMVFSPFVDTNAPSNKNVTRGIFQYKGRHNHRETPELPELPGFTNMSDAGNFTIQLRSLNSKEHPSTVPTKITRNITITVSVNQQPCPANQNCTGPQGTMHSASLNNISFSAPSISILQAYYNNIYGVYNKTFPDEPPSLFDFTGNVSALGEAANVTTEVLKIDYNEEVEIRFQGTNFGAAENHPMHLHGYSFYVVGMGDGNFSDTYISKYNTVDPPYVNTVGLPKNGWAAIRFKADNPGVWFMHCHLERHASWGMDAVLIVRDGQKKHQKVRPPPKDMPPCSVSLS encoded by the exons ATGGGAACATTTCTAGGGTTTGCGTTCACTTTAAGCCTATTCTTTTTCATGGCTCAAGGCAAAGTCCTCCGCTATGATTTTGTG GTGAAGGAGACACCTATTGAGATGTTGTGTGAGACGAGCCGGACCGTGTTGACCGTGAATGGCCTATTTCCTGGGCCGGAGATCCGTGCTCGCAAGGGCGACACAGTTTACGTTAACGTCACAAACACAGGACCGTATGGAATCACTATTCACTG GCACGGAGTGAGACAAATAAGGTATCCCTGGTCTGACGGCCCAGAATACATCACGCAGTGCCCAATCCCTTCGAACTCTAGCTTCCTTCAGAAAATCGTACTCACCGAGGAAGAAGGCACGTTGTGGTGGCATGCTCATAGCGACTGGACACGTGCCACTGTACACGGTCCTCTCATCATTATGCCCGCCTACGGAAAAATGTACCCTTACAAGTTTGACCAAGAACACGCAATTGTGATCG CTGAATGGTATACGAGAGATACGAAGGACATAATCGACGAGGCACTTGCTTCCGGAGGCGATCCAGACTTGTCCGTGGCCTATACCATCAATGGTCAACCAGGAGACAGTTACTCTTGCTCTAATG GTTCGGCTTACAATAAAACTGTTGTGCGAGGAACAACGTATCTCTTTAGGATCATCCACTCCGGGATGAACGAAGAGATGTTCTTCGGCATAGCCAAACACAATCTCACCGTGGTCGGAATGGACGGAGCTTATTTGAAACCGCTCAAGACCAATTACCTCATGATAACTCCCGGTCAAACGATGGATGTTCTGGTCACCGCGAACCAAGCCCCCGATCGCTACTACATGGTTTTTAGTCCGTTCGTGGACACCAACGCCCCGTCCAACAAAAACGTCACGAGGGGAATATTTCAATACAAAGGCAGACACAATCACCGGGAGACTCCCGAGTTACCCGAGCTTCCGGGTTTTACCAACATGAGCGATGCCGGGAACTTTACTATCCAGCTGAGGAGTTTGAACAGCAAAGAACATCCGTCCACGGTTCCGACCAAAATCACTAGGAACATTACAATCACAGTGTCCGTGAATCAGCAGCCATGTCCTGCTAATCAAAATTGTACCGGTCCACAGGGCACTATGCATTCCGCAAGCTTGAACAACATAAGCTTTTCTGCTCCGTCGATCAGCATTCTCCAAGCATACTACAA CAATATATATGGAGTCTACAACAAAACTTTCCCGGATGAACCACCTTCTTTGTTCGACTTCACCGGAAATGTCTCGGCCTTGGGGGAAGCTGCCAATGTGACTACTGAAGTGTTGAAGATTGACTACAATGAGGAGGTCGAAATAAGATTCCAGGGGACCAATTTCGGAGCAGCGGAAAATCACCCAATGCATTTACACGGCTATAGCTTTTATGTCGTTGGAATGGGCGATGGAAACTTCAGCGACACCTATATATCAAAGTATAATACGGTGGATCCGCCTTATGTTAACACCGTCGGACTCCCCAAAAATGGGTGGGCAGCGATCAGATTCAAAGCTGACAATCCAG GAGTGTGGTTCATGCACTGTCATTTAGAACGCCATGCGAGCTGGGGAATGGATGCAGTCCTTATCGTCCGAGACGGTCAGAAAAAACATCAGAAGGTTCGTCCACCGCCCAAGGACATGCCTCCTTGCTCCGTGTCTTTATCGTGA